CAGCACTTATTCGGTGTGCCATTGGAGTCCCAGGACAGCAGCATTTTATCAGCAAATCTGCTTACATTTGGCATGCAGGGGATTGAAGataatagcaaaatgtaaaaaaatcaaatctaCCTCCTGTATTCATCTTAATCTTATATGGTCACACAGTGCATAAAAAGCCAAATATTTTTTTAAGATGTTATTATAAttacatatttatatttaaatagtTCTGTCCGTTCCTGAGTGCTTCCTAACAACTTTGCTTGAATTGACTTGATCCACTGCTAAGGTTTCAACTTCTGGCTGAGGTCCAACCTGACTCTGAACAGAAGTGGCGTGGGGAATTCGATGTGCAACTCCAACATGGGCCTTCTGCTTCTTCTCTTTAGCTGGACTACTGGAGTCAGAGCGAATCGGAGGAATGACAAGTGGCCTCTCTTTTATGATCTGTGTGTCTGCTGACTGTCTTGCCAATAAAAAGGGAGTAGGGTCTGGCATGGCATCCACAGGTTCACGCAACATTATCTTTCGACCATCTGCCCCTAGTCTGTAGACCTCTGCAAAGTCAGCATTGAGTGGTGTGGACAGACTCTTCTTCATTCTTCTTCTTGGAGTCTCTGGTTGCTTTTCTTTGGGAGGAGATGGCTTGTAACTAGAGGTTACTGGGCTGCCAGGAGGGGCTGCCTCAGGGGCCCCACTGGTACCGAGCAGCTTCTTTTTGGTAGCATGCAGCTGTGATGTGAGATAGGCAATAGTACTGGCCCTCTGCTCCAGTTCACTAGATAGCATATTCAATTTATGGCTTTTAACTTTTAGTTCTTCTAAgtattttttctctctttctttaatAGTATTTTCAAGCACCATAATCATAGCATTTTTCTGCTCTAACTCCTTTAACAACTCGTTGTTCTCTGTTTCTTTGTCCTTCAGCTGAGCTTCCAGTTCTTCACATCTTCTTCTGAGCTCATCACTTCTTGAAATACTATCACCTAGAAAGGTAAAAGTAAATATTAGACTTATATTCAGCTTCAGGATCttatttgggcttttttttttttaattcagaatgTAAAAAGTAAAAGAGAAATTCCTGGCTGTAAAACACTCATTCAAGGGCAGAAGATGCAAACCTAAACTACACGTGAAGCATCCTATTCACAATTCACAGACTCTCCAAATTTGACATATACACCCACAATATCTATAGACAGTGATTTTAAAATGAAATTAGtgtaatattttatatacatatttaccagggttgcactga
This window of the Aquarana catesbeiana isolate 2022-GZ linkage group LG01, ASM4218655v1, whole genome shotgun sequence genome carries:
- the CCDC92 gene encoding coiled-coil domain-containing protein 92 translates to MASINLENQLQSAQKNLLFLQQEHANTLKGLHAEIRRLQQHCTDLTYELTVKSSDQTGDSISRSDELRRRCEELEAQLKDKETENNELLKELEQKNAMIMVLENTIKEREKKYLEELKVKSHKLNMLSSELEQRASTIAYLTSQLHATKKKLLGTSGAPEAAPPGSPVTSSYKPSPPKEKQPETPRRRMKKSLSTPLNADFAEVYRLGADGRKIMLREPVDAMPDPTPFLLARQSADTQIIKERPLVIPPIRSDSSSPAKEKKQKAHVGVAHRIPHATSVQSQVGPQPEVETLAVDQVNSSKVVRKHSGTDRTI